The sequence AAATAACTATTTACATCTTTATAATCAGATCCTTCGCTCCATAAACGAAGAAACTCAAAATCAGAACGCAACTGCTTTTTAAATTCCCATGCGTATAAACTTCTTAATAATTCTACAACAATTCTATTTTCCTGATTCTGTGCATGATAAAAAACAAAATGAGTATCCTGATACCGCTCTTCATTCTCTAACATTTGCCGTATTATAGTATTACTATATTTACGTAAATAATCTTTCCATTTTATTGTGATTGCTTCACAATATTCAGGCCGTTCAATAAATGTACTTGTTGCACCAACATCCTCTGGCAACACAGCAGATTTCGGCTTACTTGGCTGCACCTGCTTAGTAATTCGCTCCGCTCTTTTACGCGCACGCGCTGTCGCATTAGCGGTATAAACATGCTGGCTTAGCCCACAATTAATTATAATCGCTACCAAAAAATTCTTTTTTAGACATTGCTTCATAACTTTCCTTTTTTACTAAAACTCGGTTCGTTACAGTTAACAAATTAAATATATGTTTAAGGTAATACCCTGGTTTCCACCCAATAAAGGATGTTGAAAAGAAAAAGAAAAAACCCACTCCGATAAAGGATTGGGCCTATACAAGTGTATACGTGGTGATCCAGAAATTCGTGCGCTCATTAAGAGCGCGACAAAATAATTTTTTTAGTTGAATTCAGTTTATATCTCTTTTATTAATCTGGATTGCCACGCACGCCAAGGGCGGCTCGCAACGACGATCGTAGCTCCTTTGCTTCGGTAGTTCTATTCCTAAAATCTCAAGTTTTTGAGTTTCTGGATAGGATCTTACAGCGCCAATAAACTTGCAAGTTCTTCTGGCTCTAAAAACCGCCATCGCCCTTGCATCAATCCCTGTTTTGTAACTCCTGCGTAATTAATACGATCAAGTTGCATAACACGATATCCTAGATGCTCAAACATTCGACGTACAATTCTGTTTTTACCACTATGTAGGACAATTTTAACGACATTATTTCGTTTTGATTCACCATATGAAATCGCATCTACATATGCTCGTCCATCTATTAACGTAACGCCCTCTTTTAACTTCTTAAGGTCTTCTACAGGAAACGGCTTATCCAGAACAACTGAATATTTTTTTTGCACATGATTTTTTGGATGTGATAATTTTTGCGTTAACGCACCGTCATTCGTCATAATAAGCAGTCCCGTTGTATCTCTATCAAGACGACCAACCGGATATAAGCGTAATTTTCTACCAACATCACGCACTAAATCTGCAACCGTACGTCGTCCCTGTTCATCTTCAACCGTAGTTACATATCCTGTTGGTTTATTGAGCAGCACATATACTTTTTGCTCAGGACGAACTCCCTTACTGCCAACTTTTACAAAATCTTTCGGTTGCACAATGTAACTTGGTTCAGTAATTATTACACCATTCACTTTAACCGAACCTTGCTTAATCAATTCAACCGCTTCTCTGCGAGAACACACTCCCGCATGTGCAATGTACTTATTAAGCACTATTCTTTCTACTGCTGACTCTATCACTCGATCTACTTTTTTTTGTATTTCATTCATCATAATCTTCTCTTATTTATCGGACCCGAATTTATAACCTATCATCTTAATATTTTCCTTATCAAACGCTTCTTTTAAACTGAGCAGCAATGTATGTTTTATATCAGTAAAATGCTTTTGCATCCCCCATGCACCAACCGCAATATATAAATAATTTCCAATAATTTCTCGCATAAGAATATATGGCTCTGGATGCATCACACAATATACATTATCACCTATTGCACGTTTAATTATCGCAACAATCTCCTGCGGATTATTTTGACAACCAACTTTAATCTGTACCGTATGCCTACGAATAGGCAAACTAGTTAAATTAATGGATTTGTTTTTAAGAATCTTTTCATGCGGAATGCGCACCATAACTCCAGACTCTGTATGCAATAACACCGCAAATAAATTAACCTCTGCAACTCTCCCTCGTTCACCACCAATAACAACCATATCTCCCAATTTAAATGGTCGTTCTATCATCAAAAAAAGTCCGCTAATAATATTAGCAATACTCGTTTGTGATGCATATCCAATGGCAATACTAATAACCCCCGCTGCCCCTAATAAAGCTGATACATTAAGGCCAAATTCATGTAGCAATGACACTGCTAAAATAAAGAACGAAATATAAGCAAAAAGTTTACCTATCAAGGCTATACGCAACTGATCAGAGTACATTTTGGTAAGGGCATTTTTAAGCTTATTTTGTATATAACGTACCCCCCAGACCGTGGCAATCACTAATCCCACCACACGGACTGCCCAGAGAATCAAAGAAGAATAACAGGCTAAAAAGGTTGCTAAATCCATAACTTATTCCATTTGTCCATTTGTGACCAAAGAATTGGCCGACAAAGATACATATAATCACATTTTCTCTATTTTAGCCTCAATAACTACCATTTTAGTATACCAGAACGCGAGGAGTTTGTAATAAACAAATAAAGGTTAAAATCCCAAAAATTCCTATACCGTTTACCGTATCTCCCTGACAGCCACCGACAATACTTTGCCAAACCGACAGAGGATCGCTAATCTATATTAGACAGATATGATAATGGATCTTAAAGGAGACCATAATGCAAACATATAGCGCTCGACGCACTACTCTTGGTTATTTAGAAGTTATTTGTGGACCAAT is a genomic window of Candidatus Babeliales bacterium containing:
- a CDS encoding mechanosensitive ion channel family protein translates to MDLATFLACYSSLILWAVRVVGLVIATVWGVRYIQNKLKNALTKMYSDQLRIALIGKLFAYISFFILAVSLLHEFGLNVSALLGAAGVISIAIGYASQTSIANIISGLFLMIERPFKLGDMVVIGGERGRVAEVNLFAVLLHTESGVMVRIPHEKILKNKSINLTSLPIRRHTVQIKVGCQNNPQEIVAIIKRAIGDNVYCVMHPEPYILMREIIGNYLYIAVGAWGMQKHFTDIKHTLLLSLKEAFDKENIKMIGYKFGSDK
- a CDS encoding pseudouridine synthase, encoding MMNEIQKKVDRVIESAVERIVLNKYIAHAGVCSRREAVELIKQGSVKVNGVIITEPSYIVQPKDFVKVGSKGVRPEQKVYVLLNKPTGYVTTVEDEQGRRTVADLVRDVGRKLRLYPVGRLDRDTTGLLIMTNDGALTQKLSHPKNHVQKKYSVVLDKPFPVEDLKKLKEGVTLIDGRAYVDAISYGESKRNNVVKIVLHSGKNRIVRRMFEHLGYRVMQLDRINYAGVTKQGLMQGRWRFLEPEELASLLAL